One Aegilops tauschii subsp. strangulata cultivar AL8/78 chromosome 7, Aet v6.0, whole genome shotgun sequence genomic window carries:
- the LOC109747759 gene encoding probable fatty acyl-CoA reductase 4 — MDAGALAGCLRDKSVLITGSTGFLGKLFVEKILRVQPAVKKIYLLVRTSHGASAEQRVMSEVTGEAVFDIQREKYGPVGFQNFIKEKVVPIDGDIMHDNLGLDSAQV, encoded by the exons ATGGACGCCGGTGCTCTAGCTGGGTGTTTGAGAGACAAGAGCGTCCTCATCACAGGCTCAACTGGATTCCTCGGAAAAT TATTCGTCGAGAAGATATTGAGGGTTCAGCCCGCTGTCAAGAAGATCTACCTGCTGGTGCGCACCTCCCATGGTGCGTCTGCCGAGCAGCGTGTCATGTCCGAG GTCACTGGAGAGGCAGTCTTCGATATCCAGCGTGAAAAATACGGTCCCGTTGGCTTCCAAAACTTCATCAAAGAAAAGGTAGTTCCTATAGACGGAGATATCATGCATGACAACCTCGGTCTTGATAGTGCTCAAGTGTGA